The following coding sequences lie in one Jonesia denitrificans DSM 20603 genomic window:
- a CDS encoding acyl-CoA carboxylase subunit beta, translated as MTDLSTTAGKLADLEQRRERAISEHEEAAAQRQHPRGKKTARERIEALLDPDSFVELDAFAQHRSTNFGLDKKKIAGDGVVTGHGTIDGRPVCVYSQDFTTFGGSLGEVHGQKITKVMDLALTTGAPLIGISDGGGARIQEGVAALTQFAEIFRRNVAASGVIPQISLILGPSAGGAVYSPALTDFIVMADGTSNMFITGPDVIRAVTGENVGFEELGGARAHNQRSGVAHYMGTDEDDAIDYVRTLLSYLPQNNLSDAPDYPTDIDLDVSDEDRILDALIPDSDNQPYDMRTVIEHIVDDGVFFEVQPLYAQNILIGFAHVDGQSVGIVANQPLSMAGTLDINAAEKAARFVRTCDAFNIPILTLVDVPGFLPGTDQEWNGIIRRGAKLIYAYAEATVPLITLITRKAYGGAYIVMGSKQLGADINLAWPTAQIAVMGASGAVNILQRSTLKAVADNGGDVEAERARLTADYEEAIVNPWDAAQRGFVDAVIAPRETRTQVVRALRTLRTKRATLPTKKHGNIPL; from the coding sequence GTGACTGATCTTTCAACAACCGCGGGTAAACTTGCTGACCTCGAGCAGCGCCGGGAGCGCGCTATCAGCGAGCACGAGGAAGCCGCTGCACAGCGACAGCACCCTCGAGGAAAGAAGACAGCGCGTGAACGCATTGAAGCGCTTCTTGATCCTGACAGTTTTGTCGAACTGGATGCTTTCGCCCAGCATCGCTCCACGAACTTCGGTTTGGACAAGAAAAAAATCGCTGGTGACGGCGTTGTCACCGGTCACGGCACCATCGATGGTCGCCCAGTGTGCGTGTACTCCCAAGATTTCACCACCTTTGGTGGTTCCTTGGGTGAGGTGCACGGTCAAAAAATCACCAAGGTGATGGACCTGGCGCTCACAACGGGCGCACCGTTGATCGGCATATCTGATGGAGGTGGCGCCCGCATTCAGGAAGGTGTTGCCGCACTCACGCAGTTCGCTGAGATCTTCCGCCGCAACGTCGCGGCTTCTGGGGTCATTCCCCAGATCTCCCTCATCCTTGGCCCCTCCGCTGGTGGCGCTGTCTATTCGCCTGCATTGACTGATTTCATTGTGATGGCAGACGGTACCTCAAACATGTTCATCACCGGCCCAGATGTCATTCGAGCAGTGACCGGGGAGAACGTAGGCTTTGAAGAACTTGGTGGGGCGCGCGCCCACAACCAACGCTCTGGGGTTGCCCACTACATGGGCACTGACGAAGATGACGCGATCGACTATGTGCGTACGTTGTTGTCCTACCTTCCCCAAAACAACCTCTCCGATGCGCCCGATTACCCCACTGACATTGATCTCGACGTCAGTGATGAGGACCGTATACTGGACGCGCTCATCCCCGATTCAGACAATCAGCCCTATGACATGCGCACAGTCATTGAACACATTGTTGATGACGGCGTGTTCTTTGAGGTGCAACCTCTGTATGCCCAAAACATTCTCATTGGCTTTGCCCATGTCGACGGGCAATCAGTAGGGATTGTTGCGAATCAGCCGTTATCCATGGCTGGCACCCTCGACATCAACGCGGCAGAGAAAGCAGCTCGTTTTGTGCGCACATGCGACGCTTTCAACATTCCCATTCTCACGCTCGTGGACGTGCCTGGGTTCCTTCCCGGAACAGACCAAGAATGGAACGGAATCATTCGCAGGGGTGCGAAACTCATTTACGCCTACGCTGAGGCAACCGTGCCACTCATCACGCTGATCACCCGTAAAGCCTATGGTGGCGCCTATATTGTCATGGGGTCCAAACAACTCGGCGCGGACATCAACCTGGCGTGGCCCACCGCACAGATCGCCGTCATGGGCGCTTCAGGTGCCGTCAACATTCTCCAACGTTCTACTCTCAAAGCGGTCGCTGACAATGGTGGTGACGTTGAAGCGGAACGCGCACGGCTCACCGCAGACTATGAAGAAGCCATCGTGAACCCGTGGGACGCAGCCCAACGCGGATTTGTCGATGCGGTAATCGCCCCCCGCGAAACCCGGACACAGGTGGTGCGTGCGTTACGGACGCTGCGAACAAAACGCGCCACACTTCCCACGAAAAAGCATGGAAACATCCCGCTATGA
- a CDS encoding acyltransferase family protein has product MRDPLWDNTRLLAALLICAGHFTDPFITPGNSWAALWVALWPLRVPVFVVLAGRFTSTEPLTWGRMWRLVRDVGFVYVIFQTIAIVQTGWYRGLWDWSYDEPGLALWFLMSLLVWRVLAPLLWRLPGRWWWAFALGLGSGFLDVTTQWAWARTLGWLPVFMVGLALRDPQVVNFLRRPRMRVLAGAVLGVGVAAGALWGGSVRRSPMMMRSGYSGDFSAQLGEMVGRAGLYAVAIALALALIAVMPRRRVWGWTTLGAGSFTVYLLHPVVLRYVADLGVYTDLVTTARCVAWAVAAVALGVVLASAPVRHSVAWLVRPATVERRLVRVFTDAPSAIHRLVRPSPPRVETPDVDGHDLSMQRSPQGVHPHV; this is encoded by the coding sequence GTGCGCGACCCGTTGTGGGACAACACCCGCCTCTTGGCAGCGTTGCTGATTTGCGCTGGGCATTTCACTGACCCGTTTATCACTCCAGGAAACAGTTGGGCTGCGTTGTGGGTGGCGTTGTGGCCGCTGCGGGTGCCTGTGTTTGTGGTATTGGCTGGCCGGTTCACCTCCACGGAACCGCTCACCTGGGGGCGAATGTGGCGGCTGGTGCGCGACGTTGGGTTTGTGTATGTCATCTTCCAGACCATCGCGATTGTGCAAACTGGATGGTACCGGGGCCTGTGGGATTGGTCCTACGATGAGCCTGGTCTCGCCCTATGGTTCCTGATGTCACTGCTGGTCTGGCGGGTGTTGGCCCCGCTGTTGTGGCGACTACCAGGACGGTGGTGGTGGGCATTCGCACTGGGGTTAGGGAGCGGCTTCCTTGATGTCACCACTCAATGGGCGTGGGCTCGAACCCTGGGGTGGCTGCCGGTGTTCATGGTCGGGCTTGCGCTCCGTGACCCTCAGGTGGTGAACTTTTTACGCCGTCCTCGGATGCGTGTCCTTGCCGGTGCGGTACTAGGTGTGGGGGTGGCCGCTGGCGCACTGTGGGGCGGTTCGGTGCGTCGGTCGCCCATGATGATGCGCTCCGGCTACAGCGGAGACTTCAGTGCCCAACTGGGCGAGATGGTTGGACGCGCTGGCCTCTATGCGGTGGCTATTGCGCTTGCGCTTGCCCTGATCGCGGTGATGCCGCGCCGCCGCGTGTGGGGGTGGACAACACTGGGGGCGGGGTCCTTTACTGTGTACCTGCTCCACCCGGTTGTGTTGCGCTACGTCGCTGATCTTGGTGTGTACACCGACCTTGTCACCACGGCACGGTGCGTGGCGTGGGCGGTTGCCGCAGTGGCGTTAGGTGTGGTGTTAGCGTCCGCTCCGGTCCGTCACAGTGTGGCGTGGTTGGTGCGTCCGGCTACTGTGGAACGTCGCCTTGTCCGTGTATTTACCGATGCGCCCAGCGCCATCCACCGGCTCGTGCGCCCCAGCCCCCCGCGTGTGGAGACACCTGACGTTGATGGGCACGATTTGTCCATGCAGAGATCGCCTCAGGGTGTTCACCCTCATGTGTGA